The following coding sequences are from one Candidatus Nitrosopumilus sp. SW window:
- a CDS encoding DNA-directed RNA polymerase subunit N has translation MLIPVRCFTCGNLIADKYDDYQNKIKAGEDPEKTLDSVGVERYCCRRMLLTTVETIQQVIPFYEAIQRRKQEVQSELE, from the coding sequence ATGTTAATTCCTGTTAGATGTTTTACGTGTGGAAATCTGATTGCTGACAAATATGATGATTATCAAAATAAAATCAAAGCTGGAGAAGATCCAGAGAAAACTCTAGATTCCGTTGGAGTTGAGAGATATTGTTGTAGAAGGATGTTACTAACTACTGTTGAAACAATTCAACAAGTAATTCCATTCTATGAAGCAATTCAGAGAAGAAAGCAAGAAGTTCAATCTGAGTTAGAATAA
- the rpsB gene encoding 30S ribosomal protein S2 translates to MSQQAETTDIKKKILSTGIRVGTQVKTKFMKPFITKASPEGLYMLDLDITLDKIKTAAKFINRLGVENLIVCSGRQYAETPIEKFCETLGSKKLLGRFMPGTLTNPSLPYYIEPKLVLISDPQVDEQAITEATNAGIPVIGIANTDNITSNIDVIIPANNRGRKALATVYWLLVRQILIEKGELKEDDPMNIEIDDFETKITEEEIE, encoded by the coding sequence ATGAGTCAACAAGCAGAAACAACAGACATCAAGAAGAAGATCCTATCTACAGGAATCAGAGTAGGTACTCAAGTTAAAACAAAATTCATGAAACCATTCATCACCAAGGCCAGTCCAGAGGGACTCTACATGCTTGATTTAGATATTACACTAGACAAGATTAAGACTGCAGCCAAATTCATCAACAGATTAGGGGTAGAAAATCTCATTGTTTGTTCAGGCAGACAATATGCAGAAACACCAATTGAAAAATTCTGTGAAACATTAGGTTCTAAAAAATTACTGGGAAGATTTATGCCAGGAACCTTGACAAATCCATCACTGCCATATTACATTGAACCAAAATTAGTTTTAATTTCAGATCCTCAAGTTGACGAACAAGCAATAACTGAGGCAACTAATGCAGGCATTCCAGTAATTGGAATTGCAAATACAGACAACATAACATCAAATATCGATGTAATCATTCCAGCAAATAACAGAGGAAGAAAAGCATTAGCTACAGTTTATTGGTTATTGGTACGTCAAATTCTCATTGAAAAAGGAGAATTAAAAGAAGATGATCCAATGAACATTGAAATTGATGATTTTGAAACAAAGATTACCGAAGAGGAAATCGAATAA
- a CDS encoding isopentenyl phosphate kinase: MILIKLGGSIITNKEKPLSARRKTIDSLAKSLKKINESIAIVHGGGSYGHYWSVKYDMHTKERKYDLRGVSIVKNSMIELNKIILDSFLKNKLNPYCLPPTDFMTGNKPITKKVKEVEKISKSGLIPVTFGDALWYGQNKTFILSGDKIMTHFAKILKPKLCIFALNEDGVYSDLKSKKLIYELKGELPLISENKMDVTGGMTRKIEEASKISRMGMNVFFVNGNKPERIVKAIKNRKFEGTLFRGK, encoded by the coding sequence ATGATTCTCATAAAATTAGGCGGCTCAATTATTACAAATAAAGAAAAACCACTATCTGCAAGAAGAAAAACAATAGACAGTCTGGCAAAGAGCCTCAAAAAGATCAATGAGTCAATAGCAATAGTTCACGGCGGAGGGTCTTATGGACATTATTGGTCTGTCAAATACGACATGCATACTAAAGAAAGAAAATATGATTTGAGAGGAGTTTCAATTGTAAAAAATTCCATGATAGAACTAAATAAAATAATTCTAGATTCATTTCTAAAAAATAAATTAAATCCATATTGTCTACCACCTACAGATTTTATGACAGGAAACAAACCAATAACAAAAAAAGTAAAAGAAGTCGAAAAAATTTCAAAATCAGGCTTGATTCCAGTGACTTTTGGAGATGCATTATGGTATGGACAAAATAAGACATTCATTTTATCAGGAGATAAAATAATGACTCATTTTGCGAAAATCCTAAAACCCAAACTTTGTATTTTTGCTTTAAATGAAGATGGGGTATATTCTGATCTTAAATCAAAAAAACTAATTTACGAATTAAAAGGAGAACTCCCATTGATTTCTGAAAATAAAATGGATGTGACAGGAGGAATGACAAGAAAAATTGAAGAAGCATCAAAAATTTCAAGGATGGGAATGAATGTATTTTTTGTAAATGGAAACAAACCTGAAAGAATCGTGAAAGCGATTAAAAATAGGAAATTCGAAGGAACACTGTTTAGAGGAAAATAA
- a CDS encoding DUF3303 domain-containing protein — translation MALFGIYGRHEIDACPINNSKNREMMVKIGKRDMKAVCSNYKINKIIGRFHSALEHTFLWIVDAEDPHLIQKLAMEGGVASFNEVKIVPLIEFENVVEMLEKMDK, via the coding sequence ATGGCATTATTTGGAATATACGGAAGACATGAAATTGACGCTTGCCCAATCAACAACTCCAAAAATAGAGAGATGATGGTAAAAATTGGAAAACGAGATATGAAAGCAGTCTGCTCTAATTACAAAATCAACAAGATAATTGGCAGATTCCATTCTGCACTAGAACACACATTCTTGTGGATAGTTGATGCAGAAGATCCTCATTTAATTCAAAAACTAGCAATGGAAGGAGGAGTTGCAAGCTTCAATGAAGTCAAAATCGTACCACTAATCGAATTTGAAAACGTGGTAGAAATGTTAGAAAAAATGGACAAATAG
- a CDS encoding enolase, whose translation MAKITSIEGRILYNSRGSKTIEVDVESDGKYLGRVCAPSGASVGKYEAVSFRNGKPEESLQILKENSQKFIGLESSDLKGIHDTLKSFDNSSNYSEIGGALAFAVTIASMESASKALEQPLFKTLSNESSFKFPFPLGNILGGGAHAGPGTPDIQEILICATGAKNIEEAIETNLAVHKELRSVLEKEDPNFTNGRGDEGGWAPKLENQKALEVSAKACENLGFTLGKEVSLGVDFASSTQWNEEKSKYVYDRAGFENTTSEQIDFAADIIEKFKLIYAEDAVHEEAFEDMSELTAKFPNTLITGDDLTVTNKGILSKAIEMKSCNAAILKVNQAGSLFDALEFANLANENNIRLITSHRSGESTDSQISHIGLATKSKMLKVGVVGGERVAKLNELLRLSEHDLIRGMAEI comes from the coding sequence TTGGCCAAGATCACTTCAATTGAAGGACGTATTCTATACAATAGTAGAGGAAGTAAAACAATAGAAGTAGATGTTGAATCTGATGGAAAATACTTGGGAAGAGTTTGCGCTCCATCAGGTGCAAGCGTTGGAAAATATGAGGCAGTAAGTTTTCGTAATGGAAAACCTGAAGAGAGCCTTCAAATCTTAAAAGAAAATTCTCAAAAATTTATTGGTTTAGAGTCATCAGATCTAAAAGGAATCCACGATACTCTGAAAAGTTTTGATAATTCATCAAACTATTCTGAAATCGGAGGAGCACTTGCTTTTGCAGTAACAATTGCATCCATGGAATCAGCCTCAAAAGCACTCGAACAGCCACTATTCAAAACACTATCAAATGAATCATCATTCAAATTTCCATTTCCTTTAGGAAACATCTTAGGAGGAGGAGCTCATGCAGGACCAGGTACACCAGATATTCAAGAAATTTTGATTTGTGCAACAGGTGCAAAAAATATTGAAGAGGCAATTGAAACAAACTTAGCAGTACATAAAGAATTACGTAGTGTTTTAGAAAAAGAGGATCCTAACTTTACAAATGGAAGAGGAGATGAAGGAGGATGGGCACCGAAATTAGAAAATCAAAAAGCATTAGAAGTTTCGGCAAAAGCTTGCGAAAACTTGGGATTTACTTTAGGAAAAGAAGTATCATTAGGAGTTGATTTTGCATCATCAACACAATGGAATGAAGAAAAATCAAAATATGTTTATGATAGAGCAGGTTTTGAAAATACAACATCAGAACAAATTGATTTTGCAGCAGACATTATTGAAAAATTCAAATTAATTTATGCAGAAGATGCAGTTCATGAAGAAGCATTTGAAGACATGTCAGAATTAACAGCTAAATTTCCAAATACTTTGATTACAGGAGATGACCTGACAGTTACAAACAAAGGTATTCTTTCAAAAGCCATTGAGATGAAATCATGTAATGCTGCAATTTTAAAAGTTAATCAAGCAGGAAGTCTTTTTGATGCTCTAGAATTTGCAAATCTAGCAAATGAGAACAATATCAGATTAATCACATCACACAGATCAGGCGAATCTACAGATTCACAAATTTCCCATATTGGTCTTGCAACAAAGTCAAAAATGCTCAAAGTTGGCGTTGTAGGAGGGGAAAGAGTGGCAAAATTAAACGAATTATTACGCCTATCAGAGCATGATTTAATACGCGGTATGGCAGAGATTTAA
- the cobT gene encoding nicotinate mononucleotide-dependent phosphoribosyltransferase CobT has product MEDFELHGNIDLAQSFIDSVKSGRFLFSFVISYTETSEIPGITFAGSDKDSIQFTPPADAEYLHYGYCKTIDKIPMTPDGKPTPGVLTKTALESASISHLTINAGSKIAPQLPFIESGLPFGKNISIQDAMTDTVVSHAVEYGQIIGRSLASLTDCLIIGECVPGGTTTALALLKALDYDAKVSSSIPDNPVELKNQIVNSALKRIDSEHPYSIVAKIGDPMIPFVAGMLSSASSVSKVMLAGGTQMAAVLAFASKIGFNEENTAIGTTSYITNDKTANFKELVHDIADIPVISVDPGMKNSQFSGLKAFSEGFVKEGVGAGGSIISSMLKTGNNSEHFLSLVEKEYQRLFT; this is encoded by the coding sequence TTGGAAGATTTTGAATTACATGGAAATATTGATCTGGCTCAAAGTTTCATTGATTCTGTAAAATCCGGTAGATTTCTTTTTTCATTTGTTATTTCGTATACTGAAACCTCTGAAATTCCTGGAATAACTTTTGCTGGATCTGATAAGGATTCCATTCAATTTACTCCTCCAGCTGATGCAGAATATCTTCATTATGGATATTGTAAGACTATTGATAAAATTCCAATGACTCCTGATGGAAAACCAACTCCTGGTGTATTAACTAAAACTGCTCTAGAATCTGCAAGTATTTCTCATTTAACAATTAATGCTGGAAGTAAAATTGCTCCTCAATTACCGTTTATTGAATCTGGTCTGCCTTTTGGAAAAAATATATCAATTCAAGATGCAATGACTGACACTGTAGTTTCTCATGCAGTTGAATATGGACAAATTATTGGAAGAAGTTTAGCGTCATTAACCGATTGTCTGATAATTGGCGAATGTGTCCCTGGTGGAACAACTACTGCTTTGGCATTGTTAAAAGCATTAGATTATGATGCAAAGGTTAGTTCAAGCATACCTGATAATCCTGTTGAATTAAAAAATCAAATTGTAAATTCTGCACTTAAGAGAATTGATTCTGAACATCCATACAGTATTGTTGCAAAAATAGGTGATCCTATGATTCCCTTTGTTGCTGGAATGCTAAGCTCTGCTTCTAGTGTGTCTAAAGTAATGTTGGCAGGTGGAACGCAGATGGCTGCAGTTTTAGCATTTGCATCAAAAATTGGATTCAATGAAGAAAACACTGCAATTGGAACTACATCTTATATCACAAATGACAAGACTGCAAACTTCAAAGAATTGGTTCATGATATTGCAGACATTCCTGTTATCTCTGTAGATCCAGGCATGAAAAATTCCCAATTTTCTGGTCTAAAGGCATTTTCTGAAGGATTTGTAAAAGAAGGAGTTGGTGCTGGTGGTAGTATTATTTCTTCAATGCTAAAAACTGGTAATAATTCTGAACATTTCTTGAGTTTAGTTGAAAAAGAATATCAAAGATTGTTTACTTGA
- a CDS encoding NAD(P)H-hydrate epimerase translates to MEITVEQMYNIENKGHDMGFLKKFMMENAGAAAVKRLVGKLGNVDSKNILIFAGMGNNGGDGLVMARHLAGYGAKVTVMLLGNPENIKTEESNWNWSILKKMPSVKLMTGGSTDFNFKPDVIVDGILGTGISGEIREPYASAINYINQTDCYKFAVDVPSGLDPQTGETANIFTKCNMTVTFHKMKQGIPKRKDLTGELFAEKIGIPPEAEEGIL, encoded by the coding sequence ATGGAAATTACTGTTGAACAAATGTACAATATTGAAAATAAAGGTCATGATATGGGATTTTTAAAAAAATTCATGATGGAAAATGCAGGTGCTGCTGCAGTCAAAAGATTAGTTGGAAAACTTGGAAACGTAGATTCAAAAAATATCTTGATTTTTGCTGGAATGGGAAATAATGGTGGTGATGGATTAGTTATGGCAAGACATCTTGCTGGATATGGTGCAAAAGTTACTGTAATGCTTCTTGGAAATCCTGAAAATATCAAAACTGAGGAGAGTAATTGGAATTGGTCTATTTTGAAAAAAATGCCTTCTGTAAAACTAATGACCGGTGGTTCTACTGATTTTAATTTTAAACCTGATGTAATCGTTGATGGGATTTTAGGTACTGGTATTTCTGGAGAAATACGAGAACCATATGCATCTGCAATTAATTATATCAATCAAACTGATTGTTACAAATTTGCTGTTGATGTCCCATCTGGATTGGATCCTCAGACAGGCGAAACTGCAAACATTTTCACAAAATGTAATATGACTGTAACATTTCACAAAATGAAACAAGGAATTCCAAAACGAAAAGATTTGACAGGTGAATTATTTGCAGAAAAAATTGGAATTCCACCAGAAGCAGAGGAGGGAATTTTATGA
- a CDS encoding RNA-binding protein, with product MTLKNVKPSLNKIAKSLGDVQDSREFLLKNTREIIVLCSRSIIAVHKNDTKTGKSNLKKADILLKKYKKKATGDLRRYIITSEQEFVEAACLIAVVEKKEIPSDKKLDVMPESYVLGLLDCVGELKRMTFDKIRIGEIEEATRIFEIMENLYLQLYTFSMYDKVVKEARRKIDVNRILVEDVRSAITEEKRRTELIKTLQKFQK from the coding sequence ATGACATTAAAAAATGTAAAACCATCACTTAACAAAATTGCAAAGTCTTTAGGCGATGTTCAAGATTCAAGAGAATTTTTATTAAAAAATACCAGAGAAATTATTGTTCTTTGTAGCAGATCAATAATTGCAGTTCATAAAAATGACACAAAGACAGGAAAAAGTAATCTAAAAAAAGCAGACATATTATTAAAAAAATACAAGAAAAAAGCAACAGGAGATCTTAGAAGATATATCATTACATCTGAACAGGAATTTGTAGAGGCAGCATGTCTAATTGCAGTTGTAGAGAAAAAAGAAATCCCATCAGATAAAAAATTAGATGTCATGCCAGAATCATACGTTTTAGGATTACTGGATTGTGTTGGAGAGCTAAAGAGAATGACATTTGACAAGATAAGAATTGGTGAAATTGAAGAAGCCACAAGAATTTTTGAAATAATGGAAAACTTGTATCTTCAACTTTACACTTTCTCAATGTACGATAAAGTTGTAAAAGAAGCTAGAAGAAAAATTGATGTGAATAGGATTTTAGTCGAGGATGTTAGATCTGCAATTACTGAAGAAAAGAGAAGAACAGAATTAATCAAAACATTACAAAAATTTCAAAAATAG
- the mvk gene encoding mevalonate kinase: MKSKASAPGKVILFGEHFVVYGVKAILCAINKRITVTAEEISERKISIKSNIGELELEPNKEILEIDSPLKPFYYLADKIIQNKNSGIKIEVESDIPLGVGLGSSSACCVAGAAAISKLFKDISREEILKLAIEAEKTIFQNTSGADCTVCTFGGLMEYDKKNGFSKIESEANFHLVIANSNVEHSTESVVAEVRKFKENNENEFSKLCEDESDLIEDVLGLLKENNVKDLGQKAIQNQEYLERIGVSNDKLRNMIQIGQKASFGAKITGAGGGGCIFALTDESNLENTIKEFNEKKYECFSVKIDFKGLDTF; this comes from the coding sequence TTGAAATCAAAAGCATCTGCTCCAGGAAAAGTTATTCTTTTTGGAGAACATTTTGTTGTGTATGGAGTAAAAGCAATTCTTTGTGCAATTAACAAAAGAATTACAGTTACTGCAGAAGAGATTAGTGAAAGAAAAATTTCAATCAAATCCAATATAGGTGAACTTGAATTAGAACCAAACAAAGAAATTTTAGAAATTGATTCACCACTAAAACCATTTTATTATTTAGCAGATAAAATAATTCAGAATAAAAATTCTGGAATCAAGATAGAGGTAGAATCAGATATTCCATTAGGAGTTGGCTTAGGTTCATCATCTGCTTGTTGTGTAGCAGGGGCAGCCGCAATTTCAAAATTGTTTAAAGATATTTCAAGGGAAGAGATTTTAAAACTTGCAATAGAGGCTGAAAAAACAATTTTTCAAAACACTTCAGGTGCAGATTGTACCGTTTGTACTTTTGGAGGATTAATGGAATATGACAAGAAAAATGGATTTTCCAAAATTGAATCTGAGGCTAATTTTCATCTAGTTATTGCAAATTCAAATGTTGAACACTCAACAGAAAGTGTTGTGGCAGAAGTAAGAAAATTCAAAGAGAATAATGAAAATGAATTTTCAAAATTATGTGAAGATGAATCAGATCTAATAGAAGATGTATTAGGATTGCTCAAAGAGAATAATGTTAAAGATTTAGGTCAAAAAGCAATTCAAAATCAAGAATATCTGGAGAGAATTGGAGTTTCAAATGATAAACTCAGAAACATGATTCAGATTGGACAAAAAGCATCATTTGGAGCAAAAATCACAGGGGCTGGTGGAGGAGGTTGTATTTTTGCCCTCACGGATGAATCAAATTTAGAAAACACCATAAAAGAATTCAATGAAAAAAAATACGAATGTTTTTCTGTAAAAATTGATTTCAAAGGACTGGATACTTTTTAA
- a CDS encoding MBL fold metallo-hydrolase encodes MIVHQIQVGNMQNFCYIVEDEDTRESIIIDPSWDLIELEMIIKKNNLKIKYIVNTHHHFDHTLGNEAMVESTKAPIIQHENSELKHDVAVKDGDVIKFGNSKLKVLHTPGHSKDSICLIGDGKIFSGDTLFVGNCGRIDLPGGSAKELYHSLFDVLYQLDDDLVLYPGHNYGHKETSTIGQEKITNMVMQKRTEQQFLDMMG; translated from the coding sequence ATGATAGTTCATCAAATCCAAGTTGGAAACATGCAAAATTTCTGTTACATTGTTGAGGATGAAGATACTCGTGAATCTATCATAATTGATCCATCATGGGATCTTATTGAGTTAGAGATGATAATTAAAAAAAATAATTTGAAAATCAAATACATTGTTAACACTCATCACCACTTTGATCATACTCTTGGAAATGAAGCAATGGTAGAATCTACCAAAGCTCCAATCATTCAACATGAAAATTCAGAATTAAAACATGACGTTGCTGTAAAAGATGGGGATGTTATTAAATTTGGTAATTCAAAATTAAAAGTTCTCCACACTCCTGGTCATTCAAAAGATAGCATTTGTTTGATAGGTGATGGGAAAATTTTTTCAGGTGATACCTTATTTGTTGGAAATTGTGGTCGTATTGATTTGCCTGGTGGCAGTGCAAAAGAACTCTATCATAGTCTGTTTGATGTTCTTTACCAATTAGATGATGATCTGGTTCTATATCCTGGACATAATTATGGTCATAAAGAGACATCTACAATAGGGCAAGAAAAAATTACAAACATGGTAATGCAAAAAAGGACTGAACAACAGTTTCTTGATATGATGGGTTAG
- the idi gene encoding isopentenyl-diphosphate Delta-isomerase, giving the protein MTEEFVILVDENDNPIGKEEKVKCHLPNGKLHRAFTALLFDESGRLVLTRRAKEKMLWPGDWDGTFASHPRESETYVSSGERRMPEELGIKGKLDYLHKFEYHVPYKDVGSENEICGTLIGVIDKSTELKEIEGEIDEIKWISANELISEIKTNPQIYCPWMLIALELLDKSEKSMLEKHANILSTWMTSEIHEGLQNAIKTHLPQEKWRLVNEKN; this is encoded by the coding sequence ATGACTGAAGAATTTGTTATATTGGTTGATGAAAATGACAATCCGATTGGAAAAGAAGAAAAAGTGAAATGTCATTTACCTAACGGAAAACTCCATAGAGCATTTACTGCATTATTGTTTGATGAAAGTGGAAGATTGGTTTTAACAAGAAGAGCAAAAGAAAAAATGTTGTGGCCAGGAGATTGGGATGGCACATTTGCAAGTCATCCCAGAGAATCAGAAACTTATGTTTCATCAGGGGAAAGAAGAATGCCTGAAGAATTAGGAATTAAAGGAAAGTTGGATTATTTACATAAATTTGAATATCATGTACCCTACAAAGATGTAGGTTCAGAAAATGAAATTTGTGGGACGCTAATTGGAGTCATTGACAAATCTACAGAGTTAAAAGAGATCGAAGGAGAAATAGATGAAATTAAATGGATTTCAGCCAATGAATTGATTTCAGAAATCAAAACAAACCCTCAGATCTATTGTCCATGGATGCTAATTGCATTAGAACTACTAGATAAATCAGAAAAGTCCATGTTAGAAAAACATGCAAATATCTTATCTACATGGATGACCAGTGAGATTCATGAAGGATTGCAAAATGCAATCAAAACACATTTGCCACAAGAAAAATGGAGATTAGTAAATGAAAAAAACTAA
- a CDS encoding polyprenyl synthetase family protein: MKKTKQIEKNAKIVNKYLKSKLKGNPKKLYDAAGHLIVHGGKRLRPYMVIRSCQILDGKVSNAMPAASAVEMVHNFTLVHDDIMDNDEMRHGVPTTHRKYGMPIAILAGDVLFSKAYQVISDTKLSPTATTHLISRLAKACVDVCEGQLLDVKMAEEKKIPTQSQYITMIGKKTAALFDVSCAMGAICATNKTKDISNLSSFGRNLGIAFQITDDLIGVMGDPKITKKPVGNDLREGKKSLPILMAIKLAKGKDKKIILKAFGNPKISRGELNKAVGVIRSLGIEDSVRKQALKYAEKAEKSLSKYSGSAKTELIALLDFVVKRSV, encoded by the coding sequence ATGAAAAAAACTAAACAAATTGAAAAAAATGCAAAAATTGTAAACAAGTATCTTAAATCAAAATTAAAAGGGAATCCAAAAAAACTCTATGATGCTGCCGGTCATCTTATCGTTCACGGAGGAAAAAGACTTAGACCATATATGGTGATTAGAAGTTGTCAAATTTTAGATGGGAAGGTTTCCAATGCAATGCCAGCTGCAAGTGCAGTTGAAATGGTTCATAATTTTACTTTAGTCCATGATGACATCATGGATAATGATGAGATGCGTCACGGAGTTCCAACTACACATAGGAAATATGGCATGCCAATTGCAATTCTTGCAGGAGACGTATTATTTTCAAAAGCATATCAAGTAATTTCAGATACTAAATTATCACCAACTGCAACAACACATCTTATTTCAAGACTTGCAAAAGCATGTGTAGATGTTTGTGAAGGACAATTATTGGATGTCAAAATGGCAGAAGAGAAGAAAATTCCAACACAATCACAATACATTACAATGATTGGAAAGAAAACTGCAGCGTTATTTGATGTATCATGCGCAATGGGAGCTATATGTGCAACAAACAAGACCAAAGACATTTCAAATCTTTCTTCATTTGGAAGAAATCTAGGAATTGCATTTCAAATTACTGATGATTTGATCGGAGTAATGGGAGATCCTAAAATTACAAAAAAACCAGTGGGTAATGATCTTCGAGAAGGTAAAAAATCACTTCCAATTTTAATGGCAATAAAGCTCGCAAAAGGTAAAGACAAAAAAATTATTTTGAAGGCATTTGGAAATCCAAAAATTTCAAGAGGTGAACTAAACAAAGCAGTAGGTGTAATTCGTTCCTTAGGCATAGAAGACAGTGTTAGAAAACAGGCACTAAAATATGCTGAAAAAGCTGAAAAATCACTCTCAAAATATTCAGGCTCGGCAAAAACCGAACTTATTGCATTATTAGATTTTGTAGTTAAGAGAAGTGTCTAG
- a CDS encoding cation:proton antiporter — protein MAFEFDVVPTIIGVLFLVLPALLLGRLCARFRISEVIGFVFAGIILGPTALGGVIPIFEKPIVELNEVMLGLWQISGIIILFSAGLHFTFHDLIKAGPKAAIIGIFGVIVPLVSGYFVVLLMGYDWTVAVLIGATLSATSIAVSVVILEELGKEKTKEGNILVNSAVLDDVLGLAILSAVISIVVMKTIPTIESVVITTITEIGFWVLILLGAVYLLPKIVHVVSKTHPSTLEDRGTRQGVALGSAFGLAAIAASVGLNPIVGAFAAGMGLADSKLAIQVREFVGRLKVIVAPLFFAVIGAHVDITQISLINWFLFIVILVVAIFSKVLGCGIPASILLKSKKSGFLIGYGMISRGEVAFIVAGIGLAFQVLSDEIYSTIIFVILATIFIAPILLRKSFKSIE, from the coding sequence ATGGCCTTTGAATTTGATGTTGTTCCTACAATTATAGGAGTATTGTTTTTGGTCTTACCTGCACTTCTTTTAGGAAGACTATGCGCTCGTTTTAGAATATCCGAAGTGATCGGATTCGTATTTGCAGGAATTATTTTAGGTCCTACTGCATTAGGAGGAGTAATTCCAATTTTTGAAAAACCCATTGTAGAACTGAACGAAGTGATGTTAGGATTATGGCAGATTTCTGGAATCATAATTTTGTTTTCTGCGGGATTACACTTTACATTTCATGATCTAATTAAAGCAGGGCCAAAAGCTGCAATAATTGGGATATTTGGAGTCATTGTTCCTCTAGTGTCAGGATACTTTGTTGTTTTATTGATGGGATATGATTGGACTGTTGCTGTATTGATTGGTGCAACACTTAGTGCTACAAGCATTGCAGTGTCTGTTGTAATTTTAGAAGAACTTGGAAAAGAAAAAACCAAAGAAGGAAATATTTTGGTAAATTCTGCCGTATTAGATGATGTACTAGGACTTGCGATACTTTCAGCAGTAATTTCTATTGTTGTGATGAAGACAATTCCAACCATAGAATCAGTTGTAATAACTACAATTACTGAAATTGGATTTTGGGTATTGATATTGTTAGGGGCAGTATATCTATTACCTAAGATAGTACATGTGGTTTCAAAAACACATCCATCAACGTTAGAAGATAGAGGAACAAGACAAGGAGTTGCTTTGGGTTCAGCATTTGGTTTAGCTGCAATTGCAGCTAGTGTTGGATTGAATCCTATTGTTGGAGCATTTGCAGCTGGAATGGGTTTGGCAGATTCTAAACTAGCAATTCAGGTTCGTGAGTTTGTTGGAAGATTAAAGGTGATTGTAGCTCCTTTATTTTTTGCAGTAATTGGGGCACATGTAGATATTACACAGATTTCTTTAATCAATTGGTTTTTGTTCATAGTGATTTTAGTTGTTGCAATATTTTCCAAAGTTCTAGGATGTGGAATTCCTGCATCAATTTTACTAAAAAGCAAGAAAAGCGGTTTTCTAATTGGATATGGAATGATATCTAGGGGAGAAGTTGCGTTTATTGTTGCAGGAATTGGATTAGCATTTCAGGTTCTTTCAGATGAGATTTACTCTACAATTATCTTTGTGATTTTAGCAACAATTTTCATTGCGCCAATATTGCTTAGAAAGTCATTCAAATCAATTGAATAA
- a CDS encoding helix-turn-helix domain-containing protein, whose protein sequence is MTNATLEHMIKNCPVDNTFKIIGKKFTFHIIRNMAMRNQTRFNEFLGIENINPKTLSLRLKELEETNLIERTVYDETPIRIEYTLTKKGKDLQGIIDQMAAFSMKHYPKTVFKDGQKRNYKQVFKKPVTVLQ, encoded by the coding sequence ATGACTAATGCCACTTTAGAACACATGATAAAAAACTGTCCAGTGGATAATACTTTTAAAATAATTGGAAAAAAATTCACATTTCATATTATTAGAAATATGGCCATGAGAAATCAAACTAGATTCAATGAATTTTTGGGAATAGAAAATATCAATCCTAAAACACTTTCTTTGAGATTAAAGGAATTAGAAGAAACAAATCTTATTGAAAGAACTGTCTATGATGAAACCCCTATACGAATAGAGTATACATTAACAAAAAAAGGAAAAGATCTCCAAGGAATTATAGATCAAATGGCTGCATTTTCCATGAAACATTATCCAAAAACTGTTTTCAAAGATGGCCAAAAGAGAAATTACAAACAAGTATTCAAAAAACCTGTAACTGTACTCCAGTAA